The genomic region GGTCGACCAGCGCCCGGGCGGGGACGAGCTCGCCGCGTTCGAGGTCGACGAGCTCACCGGACACCCCGTGGCGCGACGCCCGCCAGCCCGCGGCGCGCAGCAGCTCCGGGCGCACGGTCGGGACCGGCTCGCCCGCCGCCCACTGGCGCGCCGCCGTCGCCACCAGCGCCCGGGCCAGCGCGGCGAGCAGGACGCTGTCGTCGACGGACAGGCAGACGTCGGCCACCCGCAGCTCCAGGGTCGGGTAGTGGTGCGACAGCCGGACGTCGAAGTAGATCATTCCGTCGTCCATCGCGGCGCCGGTGCGGATCAGCAGGTCGACGACGCGGTCGTACTCCGCCGGTGAACCGAACGCGCCGGTGGCGCCGGCGGTGGGCCAACGCTGCCACACCTGGGTGCGGTAGCTGGCGTAGCCGCTGTCCGCCCCCTGCCAGAACGGCGAGTTCGCGGTCATCGCGACCAGCACGGACAGCCATGGCCGCAGCCGGTCGAGCGCGCCCACGGCCTCCTGGCGGGAGTGCACCGCCACGTGCACGTGGCAGCCGCAGGTGAGCTGCTCGCGGGCGGTGAGCCCGAACTCCCCGCGCATCCGCTCGTAGCGCGGCTTCGGGGTGATGGTCGGCCGGGTCGGCGTGGGGCAGGTCGCGGTGGCGGCGAGGGCCACCCCCGCCGCCTCGGCGGCCCGCGCCGCCGCGCGACGCAGCCCCACCAGCGATCCGCGCAGCCCGGCGAGGCTGGTGTGCGGGGCCGAGCCGCTCTCGACCTGCTCGCGGGTCAGCTCGACGTCGAGATCACCGTCGAGATCCCCGTCGGGATCCGCGCCGCCCGGCGGCCCGCCGGCGCCGTCGCGGTCCCCCCGGGCCAGCACCCGCGAGGCGGCGGCGCGCACCGCGTGCCGGTCGGGGTCGACGAGGACGAACTCCTCCTCGACTCCTACCGTCCGTACACCCTCGGTCGTCATTGCTGCTTGTTTCCCCGGCCATACCTGCGAAAACGCCGGCGGCAGGCGGCAGGCGGCAGGCGGCAGGCGGCCTGCCGCCGGGCCGTCACCCGCGCCGCCGAGGCCGCCACCGGCCCGCTCGGCGTCACCCGCGCCGCCGCCATCGCCGGCCCTGCTCGGAGTCAGTCGTCGCAGTCGTCGTGACCGCTGCCGGACCCGTGCGGCGCCGCCCGCCCGCCGCCGCCCCCGTGCCCGCCGCTGCCTTCGTGCCCGCCGCTGCCCCCGTGCCCGCCGCCCCCTCCGCCGTGGCCGCCCCCTCCGCCGCCGTGGCCGCCGCCTCCGCCACGTGCGAGCACGACGGGAGCGGCCGCGCAGGCGGAATCCTGACAGGCCACCACGCCCCCGGTGAGGAGCGCGACAGCGAGGGCGAGGGTCATCAGGCCCTTGCGCATAGGTTCAGTCCTCCGTGTGCGTCAGTCCTCCGTGCCCGACCGGGTGATCAACGCCGGGATCGCCGCCCACAGCACCGCCAGGACGACCAGGGTGGCGCTCGCGGCGACCGCGGCCGTGGTCCGGCCCTTGGTGACGTCGAAGATCAGCAGGACCACCCCGGAGATCGCCAGGGCCAGCACGGCGAGCCCGACCTGGGCGAGCCGGTTGGCGATCTGGACCAGCGTCTCCTTCTCCCGCCGGCGGAACAGGGCGCGGTGCAGGCTCACCGGCATGATCAACAATCCGGTGGCCGTGATCGACAGCAGTACGATCGCGAGGTAGAGCCACTCCTGACCGTCGGTGAGGTCGGCGAAGCGGTTCTGGAACGGCAAGGCCAGCAGGAAGGCGGTCAGCAGCTGCACGCCCGTCTGGGCCACCCGCAGCTCCTGCAGGATGTCGGCCCAGTTGCGGTTGCGGCGCTCCTGTGCGGACTCCGGGTCCTCCTGGTCGGCGCGCCGGCCCGGGCCGGACGGGTCGGAGATGTCGGTGCTGGCGGTCATGGCGGACGATCTACCCCGTTGGCCCCGCCCCACACGAACCGGCCGGTCGGCCGCGTGATCCTGCCCGAGGCGGCCGTCCACGGATTTTCCGGATGAACTGTGTCACACCAGATGGGGGGTCGAGAATCGGCAGCCCGCGTGCTCGCCTCGTTGCCCGCGACGGGCACCCACGGGTGGCACCGGCCCGGCCGGACCGCCACGAAGGCGGCCACCCGGGGCCAGGTTGCCGCAGGCCGGCCGTCCGGGAGCACACCCGCGCGAACCGGGTGCCGTAGAATCCCGGCGGCGACTCGCCGACCCTCTCGGTGTCGATTCCGCGTTCGAACTCGATCGACGCGCTCCACCTGCGCGCCGGCCATGGCGTGCCCGGCCACGGCCCTGATCGTGACCACAGCGGCGCCGGCTCGTCGACGAGCACCCGCCCACACCCATCGCTGTGATCACGGTGGCGGGTCCCGGCGCGGCATATCTTGATACCCAGACGGAGTAGACGTGAAGCGGAGTCTCGGTGACTGATTCGACGATCATCTATACCCACACGGACGAGGCCCCGGCCCTGGCCACGTACTCGTTCCTGCCGGTGGTGCAGGCGTACGCGGCGACGGCCGGCGTCCCGGTGGAGAGCCGCGACATCTCCCTCGCGGGGCGGATCATCGCCAGCTTCCCCGAGCATCTCGAACCCGGGCAGCGCATCGACGACGCGCTCGCCGAGCTCGGTGAGCTGGCGAAGACCCCCGGGGCGAACATCATCAAGCTGCCGAACATCTCGGCGTCGATCCCGCAGCTCAAGGCGGCGGTCGCCGAGCTGCAGCAGCAGGGCTACGCGTTGCCGGACTACCCCGACGACCCGCGTACCGACGCCGAGCGCGACATCCGCGCCCGCTACGACAGGATCAAGGGCAGCGCCGTCAACCCGGTGCTGCGCGAGGGCAACTCCGACCGTCGCGCCCCCGCCTCGGTGAAGGCCTACGCCCGCGCGCACCCGCACCGGATGGGCGCGTGGAGCGCCGAGTCGAAGACGAACGTCGCCACCATGGGCGCCGACGACTTCCGCTCCACCGAGAAGTCCGTGATCCTGCCCGCGGACGACACCCTGCGGATCGAGCTGGTGGGCGACGACGGCAGCACCAGCGTCCTGCTGCCCGCCCTGCCGGTGCTCGCCGGCGAGGTCATCGACGCCGCCGTCCTGCGGGTCGCCGCGCTGCGCGAGTTCCTCACCGCGCAGATCGCCCGGGCGAAGGCCGAGGGAGTGCTGTTCTCCCTGCACCTCAAGGCCACGATGATGAAGGTCTCCGACCCGATCATCTTCGGCCACGGGGTCCGCGCCTTCTTCCCGAGGACGTTCGCCACCTACGGCCAGGTACTCGCGGCCGCCGGGCTGACCCCGAACGACGGCCTCGGCGGCATCCTCAAGGGCCTCGACGCGCTGCCCGACGGCGCGGCGATCAGGGCGTCGTTCGAGGCCGAGCTCGCCGAGGGCCCGGCCCTGGCGATGGTCGACTCCGACCGCGGCATCACCAACCTGCACGTACCGAGCGACATCATCGTCGACGCCTCCATGCCGGCGATGATCCGCACCTCCGGCCACATGTGGGGCCCGGACGGCGCCGAGGCCGACACCCTCGCCGTGCTGCCGGACTCCAGCTACGCCGGCATCTACCAGGTCGTCATCGACGACTGCCGCGCGCACGGCGCCTACGACCCGGCGACGATGGGCTCGGTGCCCAACGTCGGCCTCATGGCGCAGAAGGCCGAGGAGTACGGCAGCCACGACAAGACCTTCGAGATCGCCACCACCGGCACCGTCCGCGTGGTCAACGCCGCCGGCGAGGCCGTGCTGGAGCAGGCTGTCAGCGCCGGCGACATCTTCCGCGCCTGCCAGACGAAGGACGCCCCCATCCGGGACTGGGTGAAGCTCGCCGTCACCCGCGCCCGCGCCACCGGCGACCCGGCGGTGTTCTGGCTGGACGCCGCCCGCGCCCACGACGCCCGCCTGATCGAGAAGGTCCAGGCCTACCTGCCCGAGTACGACACGGCCGGCCTCACGATCGAGATCAAAGCGCCGGTCGACGCGATCGCGTTCTCGCTGCAGCGGATCCGCCGCGGCGAGAACACCATCTCCGTCACCGGCAACGTGCTGCGCGACTACCTCACCGACCTGTTCCCCATCCTGGAGCTCGGCACGAGCGCCAAGATGCTCTCGGTGGTCCCGCTGATGAACGGCGGCGGCCTGTTCGAGACCGGCGCCGGCGGCTCCGCGCCCAAGCACGTCCAGCAGCTCGTCAAGGAGAACTACCTGCGCTGGGACAGCCTCGGTGAGTTCCTCGCGCTCGCGGTGAGCTTCGAGCAGTTCGCCCTGTCCACCGGCAACTCCCGGGCGAAGGTCCTCGCCGACACCCTCGACCGGGCGACCGCCACGTTCCTCAACGAGGACAAGTCCCCGGCGCGGCGCGTCGGCGGCATCGACAACCGCGGCAGCCACTTCTACCTGTCCCTGTACTGGGCGCAGGAGCTGGCCGCCCAGACCGACGACGCCGCCCTGGCCGAGGCCTTCGCCCCCCTGGCGAAGACCCTCACCGACCAGGAGCAGACCATCGCCGAGGAGCTGCTCGCCGTGCAGGGCAACCCGGCCGACATCGGCGGCTACTACCAGCCCGACCCGGTGAAGGCCACCGAGATCATGCGCCCCTCGAAGAGCTTCAACGAGGCCCTCGCGCTGCTCGGCTGACCCTGGGCCACCCCGGCCGCAGCCGTTCGCAACGGCGCACGTCCCCCACCCGCCTCGCAGCACGGCGGGCGGGGGACGTGGTATTTCTGACGGATGGGTCACGTCGGGAGGAAGTGCGGCGATGGGTCGGGTTGAGGGCAAGGTTGCGCTCGTCACGGGCGCGGCCCGCGGGCAGGGACGATCCCACGCCGTGCGGCTCGCGCAGGAGGGCGCCGATCTGATCCTGCTCGACGTCCTCGAGGACCTGCCGACGCTCGACTACCCCCTGGGGACCGGAGACGATCTGGCCGAGACGGTGGCGGCGGTCGAGGCCGCGGGCCGGCGGGTGGTGTGGGACAAGGCCGACGTCCGGGACTTCGACGCCGTGGCGGACCTGGTGGCGCGCGGGGTCGCCGAGCTCGGCGGGCTGGACGTCGTGTCGGCCAACGCCGGGATCTCCCCCCGGCTGGCGAAGCTCTGGGAGATCACGGCGCAGGAGTGGGACGACCAGATCGCCGTCAACCTGACCGGGGTGTTCAACACGATCCGCGCGGTCGTCCCGCCGATGATCGCCGCCGGCCGCGGCGGGGCCATCGTGCTCACGAGCTCGGGGGCGGGCCTGGCCGGGATCCCGCACCTCGGCGCCTACAACGCGAGCAAGCACGGCGTCGTGGGCCTGGCCCTGACCCTCGCCAACGAGCTGGCCCGCCATGACATCCGCGTGAACGCCCTGTGCCCCGGGACCGTGGGCACGCCGATGGTGACCGAGAACCGGTCCCAGCACCGCTTCTTCCGACCCGACCTCGAGGCCCCGGGCCTGGCGGAGACCAAGGCGACGCTGGCGAAGGTCTCGCCGCTCGGTCGTCCCTGGATCGAACCGATCGACGTGACCAACGCACTGCTGTGGCTGGTCAGCGACGAGGGCCGCTACGTCACCGGCGTCGCCCTGCCCATCGACCAGGGCACGCACAACCGCACCTAGCTAGCCGGCCGCCAGCCGGGCCCGTCCGCGCTCGGCGGGCGGGTCAGTGGGTGGACGCGCCGGTGGACGACGGCGGGGCAGGGGTCGGCTGCTGCGCGGAGTCGCCGCGGCACCGCTCGGGCTTGTGGCACTGGGGTACCACGAACGGCGACGCCGGCGGGTAGGTGACCACCAGCCCCGGTCCCCCCGAGTTGGCGTTGGGTCCCGCCTTGCGCTGGGGCAGGTTCTCGCCCGGACTGTTGGCGCCGTAGAAGGTCCGACTGATCCCCTGGGGCGAGCCGGCGCCAGCCCCGCCAGTGCCAGCTCCGCCGGTGCCGGCGGCCGCGGGTGGCGCGGCGCCGCCCCGACCGGCCGGGACCGCAGACGGCGGGATCCGCGCCGGCTCGGCGGCCCGCGGCGCCGTTGTGCCCGCTCCGGCGCTGCCGGCGGCAGGGGCGCCGTGCGCCGCGCCGCCCGCGCCGGGGACAGAGAGCCCGGTCGCCGTGGCGGACACCGCCTCCCCCTGCCGTGCACCGGTCGTCCCCACTCCGGCCGTCCCCGCACCGGCCGTTCCCGCACCGCTGGTTCCCGCGCCGCCCATCCCGGCCCCGACGCGGTCGACCGACGCCGAGGGGGAGGCCGTCGCCGAGGGGGAGGCCGCAGGCCGCCCGCTCGGCTCCCCGCCAGCGACCGAACCTCCGCAGCCCGCCAGGCCGACGGTGAGGACAGCGGCGGCGACAACGGTCCGCCGCACCCGTCGCCTGGTCACCCGTTCGGCCCGCAGCTGAAGCTTCACCCACCTCGGCTTCCGCTGGGGGGCTCCCCTCCCTGCGCCAGCGCCGCCGTACGACAGCCGATCGACCGGAACCCCCTGGACGTCGCCCCATCCGAGCAGCGAGTCCCGTCCGAGCGCGGAATCCCGTCCGAGCAGCGACGCGCTCCCATCCACCACAGCCTCACCTCTAAGCCGATCACCGGTCTGCCGCCTCTGCGGACATATAGGAAGAACCTTCTCACTCCACCCTTTCCGGGCCGTCAAGGACTCTCCGCCGGCCACCGCGCAGACCGATAGTCGCCAGCCCGCTGGCGCTGCCGTCCGGCGAGGTGGCGGTCAGATGATGCCGAGGCCGACCACGGTTCGAGGCCCGAGGTTCTGCCCCACCGCCGCGACTCCTGGTGCTCGGTGGAATCAATCGATCTGAATGCTGGTTGGGTGCGGGAGCGGGGTCCCCGTTTTTCGAGTATCACCATGGCGGACGTGAGGCGCCTGAGTTACGGACTTGTCGGCCCCGTGCAGAGATACGCCCCGACCGTCTATCGCTCCCGTGGGGAACAGTGGCTCGCGATGAACGCCCGAGAGGTGCGATCGGGCTGAGGCGGCTGAAATTCGGGGGGTACGGATCCAGAGCGGAGACCGGGCTGGCGCGGTGCAGTAAGGAAGGGCGCGTGTTCCGGTCGAACGAGTGGACTGCCCTTGGAGAAGACCACAAGAATGGTCTATCCAAGAAGGATGGGTTCTACCTCAACCATCGAATGCCGATCGGCATGGAATCGGGGATGACGTGGGATCCCGCGCGCCCGTCTATTACCAGTACAAACGCGGAGAGTGCATTACCTATTGCTTCTTCTATGTCTTCAACAATGTGACTGCCGGAAAGTTGACGGCGTTGGATCACGAAGGTGACTGGGAGCGGATCTGGAGCAAGCTGGACGGGCGCGACCAGGCGACCGCCGTCGCCTACTCCCAGCACGATGGCGCCTGCCAGCTCTCCTGGAACAAGGCTCCCAAAAGAGGGATGGTCGTATCGTCGCCTTCAGCGCATTGGATACCCACGCGAACTATCCGACCGCGGGTCTCCTCACGGGGCCGGATCGGCGTGATGTCACCACCATGGGTGAACGGTGGAACACCTACGCGCATCTGGTGGACGCGGGTCAGCAACCCTGGTTCGGTTACCGCGGTGCGTGGGGAGAGGTTGGCACCACCCATTTCGCCAATGCGCCGGCGGGGCCCGGGGGCCGCGCGGCCGACTACCCGGACCCGGCTCCTCCGACCTGCTGATCGAGGCCGACACCGGCACCGGGAGTGCGGACGTCCTGCGTCAGGCAGATGCCGCCCAGGCCTTCCTGGGCGGCATCCCTGACCGGACGGCGGCTCAGACCGACCGTCTCGACCGGCCCGTCCGGTCGAGACGACGCGCGTCCCGGGGCCAGCGTCAGGATCGGGGGGTCAGAGGTAGGTGGCGCCGAAGGTCTCGATGAACTCGAGCGACTCCTTGGGTGACCCGCCCGGCGCCGAGATGATCAGGTTGGTGACGCCGGCGTCGGCGAGGGTCTGGAACGCCTCGCGGTGACGGTCGGCCTCGTGGTCGGGGCGGTTGATGGTGGCGTCGAGATAGGCCGGGGCGATGTCGAGCTGCGATGCGCGCTCGCCGGCCAGGTCCCGCAGTTCGCGGATCTTCGCGGCCATGGCCTCGGTGGTCGCGAGCTGGGCGGTCCTGGTGGTGGTGAACAGCTCCGCCGGCCCCCCGAGCGGCATCCACCCCTGCACCTTCTGCGCGACCCGGCGCAGGGTCAGCTTGGAGTTGCCACCGATCCAAATCGGGATCGGGTCCTGCACCGGCCGGGGCCGGGCGATCACGTCACGCGCCGTGAAGTGCTTGCCCTGGTAGCTGAACGGCTCGCCCTTCCAGTGCAGCGGCAGCACCTCGAGGGCCTCGTCGAACAGCTCGTTGCGCTCGTCGAAGTCGACGCCGAGGGCGAAGAACTCGGCCTTCAGGTAGCCGGTGCCGACGCCGAGGGTGAGGCGGCCGTGGGAGATCTTGTCCAGGGTCGCGGCGGACTTCGCCAGCAGGAACGGGTTGCGGTAGGGCACCACGGCCAGATAGGTCAGCAACCGCAGCCGGGTGGTGACCGCGGCCGCGGCGCTGAGCGCGACGAACGGATCGAGCGACTGGTGGCCACCTGAGGCAAGCCAGCGGGCGCCGGGGATCGGATGCTCGGTGAAGGCGAACCCGTGGAAACCGGCGGCCTCGGCGGCGACGGCGAGCTCGCCCACGTCACCGGCGTCCAGCAGGTCAGCCTCGGTGCCGTTGGTCTCGGGATACTGGTACACGAACCGCAACGTGTGCTCCTCGTCCAATCGACTCGTCCACTCGACGTGTCCCGCACCACAGCCTGCCCTTTCTTGACGGTTGTGCCAAGTGATGCGCCGACCAGCTCGTTGTCGCGGCCCGTCCTGGCTACGAGTGGTCCCCCTCCTGTCCGGAAGGGGGGACGTCGAGCCACTGTCGTGGATGCGGAGCAAGGCCATAGGATCACGCATCGTGTCGGGTGAGATGGACGGATCTGGGGTGGTTTTAGGGAAAGGTTGGCGAGGAGCGGGTCCCGGCGTGATCGTGGATCGGAAGCGGGTCGGCGCGGCCCTGCCGGGCTACGAGCTGGGCGACCAGCTCGGGGCGGGTGGCTTCGGGCTCGTGCTGGCCGGGTGGCACCGCCGCCTGCAGCGCGACGTCGCGATCAAGGTACTCACCGCCGGTGGCTACGACCGGGCGGCGGCCGGTTTCGCCGCCGAGGCGCGGATCCTCGCCCGCCTTGATCATGCCCACATCGTCCGGGTCTACGACTACGTGGAGACCGGCGACCTCCGGCTGATCGTCATGGAAATGCTTGGCGGGGGCACGCTGACCAGCCGCCGGACCACGCTGAGCCAGCCGGGTGCGTGCGCGGTCGGCCTGGCGGTGGCCGGGGCTCTGTCCTGCGCGCACGCCGAGGGTGTGCTGCACCGGGACATCAAGCCCGACAACGTGCTGTTCGACCTCGCCGGGATGCCGAAGGTGGCGGACTTCGGCATCGCGAAGCTGGTACTGGGCGGGGCAGGCAACGCGAGTGCGGTGATCGGGACCCCGCTGTTCATGGCACCCGAGCAGCGGGCGGGCGGCCGGTTGGGGGCGGCCACGGATCTGTACGCGCTCGGCATGGTGTTGTACCTGCTGCTCGGCGGGGTGACGCCGGGCGAGCCGAACCAGTCCGCCGGCGCGGTGCGGGGCAAGCGAGGCGCCCGTGACCTGCGGACGCCGGTCAGGGTGCCCGCGCCGGTCGCCGAGGTGGTCACGCGGGCGCTCGCGGAGAACCCGGCCGACCGGCCGCAGTCCGCGCAGGTGTTCGCGCTCGAACTCGCCCGGGCCGCCGCCAGCGCCTACGGCCCGGGGTGGATCGCCCGCTCGGGTGTTCCGCTGCGGCTCGACGACGACGTCCGCCTCGCCGCCGAGCGGCCCCCGGCCACCATCCACGCGGCGTCGCCGTCGGCCTCGTCGCCGCCGGCCTCGTCGCCGCCGGCCTCGTCATCGCCGGCCTCGTCGCCGCCGGCGTTGGCGCCCAGGGGGAGCCCCGACCGCCGCCGCCATCGCGCGCAGCCGGATCGCCGTCCGACCCCGCAGCCGCCCGCCGGCCGCCGGGGCCGCCGGCGCCTCCTCGCCGTTGCGGCGGCGCTGCTGCTGGCCGTCGCCGGCACGGTGGTCACCGTCGTCGCCAGTCACCAGGATGTGGATCCCCCCGCCGCGGAACCGCTCGGGCCGCCGTTGACCGGCCACACCAACTGGGTGACCTCGGTGGCGTTCTCCACGGACGGGCGCCTCCTCGCCAGCGCCAGCAAGGACGGGACGGTCCGGTTGTGGGCCGTCTCCGACTCCGCCCACGCCCACGCACTCGGTCCGCCCCTGCCCGGCCGCACCGACGGCGTGGTGTCGCTGGCCTTCTCCCCGGACAGCCGCCTCCTCGCCAGCGGCAACTGGGACGCCACGGTCCGGCTCTGGGACGTCTCCGACCCGGCCCACCCACATCCACCCACGATGGTGCCGCCCGCCGATGCCGGCCCGGTGAGCTCGGTGGAGTTCTACCGGGACGACCGCACCCTCGTCGAGAGCAACACCGACGGCGTCGTGCGGGTGTGGGACGTGAGCGACCCGGCCCATCCGCAGCCGCGAAGCCGGTTCCCGACGGGTCATACCGACAACAGTTGGGCAAGACCGGTACTCGCCCCGAACGGCACCGTTCTGGCCGGTCCCGCCGGAGACAACTCGGTGGGGCTGTGGGACATGAGCGATCTGGCCCATCCCCGGATGTTCGGCCGCCCGCTGAGCGGCCACCGCGGGTCGGTGTACGGGATCGCGTTCTCCACGGATCTGCGGACGCTGGCGACCGGCAGCAAGGACACCACCGTGCGCCTGTGGGACATCACCGACCCGGCCGCCCCGGCGCCGCTGGGCAGGGCACTGTCCGGGCACACCAGCACCGTGTGGTCGGTGGCGTTCTCCCCGGACGGCCGCACGTTGGCAAGCGCCAGCTTCGATCAGACGATACGCCTGTGGGATGTGACCGACCGTGCGCATCCCCGCCCGTTGGGACCGCCCCTGTCCGGCCATACCGATTTCGTGCAGTCCGTCGCGTTCTCCCCGGACGGCCGCCTCCTCGCCAGCGGGGGCCGAGACCACACGATCCGGCTGTGGACCATCCCCGCCGGATCCCGGGCCGCCGGACGCTGACGTCCCCGGAACCGACCGTGTGAGCGAGGGCGACGAAGCGATGACCCTGGACAGGACGGAAGCGACGCGACTGTTCGAGCAGTCGTATCGGGCGCTGATGAGCTATCGGTATCTGGGGAAGGACAATCCCCACCTCGACCGTGGGGCGACCCGCGAGACGATGCCCCTGCGGACCGACATGCGCAACAGCGCGGGGGGAATCATGGCCGCACCGCTGTGCGTGCTCGCGGTCGAGCCCTGGTGGCTCGACTACCAGGGAGTCGCCGCGATGGTGGCACCGGTGACGATGACCTACTCCATGCTGGACGCGATGGGATTCAGCCGATCCGTCGTCGTCGACGCGGACGATCCCGAGCGGCTGATCGCGATCACGACCGGAAGCGGGTTCGATCTCGGCGTCGTCCCCGACGGGTTCGAACCCATTGACAATCCCGTGGACGAGTTCGACGACGACACGATCCTGCCTCCGTTGTACGAGGCGTTCGGCGGACACCTCGACGACGACGGCTCCGTCGTGATTGCCGAGCTCTCGCCCGCGCTGGGCGCGCCGACCCGGTCCCTGCACCAGGCTCCGATCAACATCATCGCGGAGGCTGCCGCGACGGCGGCCCTGCCGATGAGGCGTCCGAGGCGGTGGCCTGGCCGCCGGTGTCCGGGAGAGGTGGACGCTGGCCGGCGTGGCATCCTCGGGTCATGCAGACCATCTACGAGGCCGTGGGCGGCAGCGAGGGTCTGCTCCGGCTGGCGCAGGCGTGGCATCGGCGGGTGATGGCCGACGAGGTCGTCAGCCACGCGTTCAGCCACGGGTTCCACCCGCGGCACAGCGAGCGACTCGCCGCGTACTGGGCGGAGGCCCTCGGCGGTCCTGCCTCGTACTCCGACGCCTACGGTGACGAGACGTCGGTCGTGCGGATGCACAGCGGCAACGGTCCGCACGAGGAGATGGACCGCCGGGCGATCGCCTGCTTCGACCAGGCGCTGGCGGACGTCCGGCCGCACCTCGGTGAACCTCTTCGGCGGGCGTTGCACGACTACTTCGCCTGGGCCACCACGACGACCATGTCGTCCTACCACGACTCCGCCGACGACGTTCCGGTGGGCCTGTTCATCCCGCGATGGTCGTGGAACGGGCTGCAGCGCTGAATTGTCAGCGTGCATCTCGACGAATCCAGGTCGGGACCACAGGAAAGCACGGCTATCCCACCGCAGATCCGTTCAGGCCGTCATGCGAGGGTTGCGATACTCGGCGCTGGCAGGCAGTTCCGGGCGGGAGAACGTGCGAGGTGATCGTGGGCAGCCGGAACCGTGAACGACGCAAAGCCAAGCAGAAGGCCCGCGCGAGCCGCGGCCGCGATCAGGCGGCCGGGCCGGCGGCGGGGCCGTTCTACGAGGAGCGCAGCCGCCGTGAGTTGCTGGCGGAGAGGATCGACCGGCTGGTCGTGGCGGCGATGAACGCCCTGATCGACCAGGACGACGCGGCGCTGGCCGCCTGCGTGGAGTCGCTCGTTGCCACGTCGGGCGGGCCGAGCGGACGTCGGGCCGTCCATCGATCCCTGACCGGCTGGGCCGACCGCAGCGTCGAGGCCGCCTGGCAGCGCGGCTGGCAGCCGGTCGACGTGCATCGGATCGTGCACCGCCGGGCCGGCCCGCGCCACGCGCGGCTCGCCGTCGACGCGATCGCCCTGCAGATGCGCCGGTACGCGGCCGCCACCGTCGACGAGCGGTGGAGGGCGCAGCTCGAGGC from Frankia alni ACN14a harbors:
- a CDS encoding carboxylate-amine ligase — encoded protein: MTTEGVRTVGVEEEFVLVDPDRHAVRAAASRVLARGDRDGAGGPPGGADPDGDLDGDLDVELTREQVESGSAPHTSLAGLRGSLVGLRRAAARAAEAAGVALAATATCPTPTRPTITPKPRYERMRGEFGLTAREQLTCGCHVHVAVHSRQEAVGALDRLRPWLSVLVAMTANSPFWQGADSGYASYRTQVWQRWPTAGATGAFGSPAEYDRVVDLLIRTGAAMDDGMIYFDVRLSHHYPTLELRVADVCLSVDDSVLLAALARALVATAARQWAAGEPVPTVRPELLRAAGWRASRHGVSGELVDLERGELVPARALVDRFVEWVGPELSATGDGDAVAALVDNLFARGTGADRQRAAYARRGRIDDVVDLVIRETTTMASP
- a CDS encoding DUF6328 family protein produces the protein MTASTDISDPSGPGRRADQEDPESAQERRNRNWADILQELRVAQTGVQLLTAFLLALPFQNRFADLTDGQEWLYLAIVLLSITATGLLIMPVSLHRALFRRREKETLVQIANRLAQVGLAVLALAISGVVLLIFDVTKGRTTAAVAASATLVVLAVLWAAIPALITRSGTED
- a CDS encoding NADP-dependent isocitrate dehydrogenase — its product is MTDSTIIYTHTDEAPALATYSFLPVVQAYAATAGVPVESRDISLAGRIIASFPEHLEPGQRIDDALAELGELAKTPGANIIKLPNISASIPQLKAAVAELQQQGYALPDYPDDPRTDAERDIRARYDRIKGSAVNPVLREGNSDRRAPASVKAYARAHPHRMGAWSAESKTNVATMGADDFRSTEKSVILPADDTLRIELVGDDGSTSVLLPALPVLAGEVIDAAVLRVAALREFLTAQIARAKAEGVLFSLHLKATMMKVSDPIIFGHGVRAFFPRTFATYGQVLAAAGLTPNDGLGGILKGLDALPDGAAIRASFEAELAEGPALAMVDSDRGITNLHVPSDIIVDASMPAMIRTSGHMWGPDGAEADTLAVLPDSSYAGIYQVVIDDCRAHGAYDPATMGSVPNVGLMAQKAEEYGSHDKTFEIATTGTVRVVNAAGEAVLEQAVSAGDIFRACQTKDAPIRDWVKLAVTRARATGDPAVFWLDAARAHDARLIEKVQAYLPEYDTAGLTIEIKAPVDAIAFSLQRIRRGENTISVTGNVLRDYLTDLFPILELGTSAKMLSVVPLMNGGGLFETGAGGSAPKHVQQLVKENYLRWDSLGEFLALAVSFEQFALSTGNSRAKVLADTLDRATATFLNEDKSPARRVGGIDNRGSHFYLSLYWAQELAAQTDDAALAEAFAPLAKTLTDQEQTIAEELLAVQGNPADIGGYYQPDPVKATEIMRPSKSFNEALALLG
- a CDS encoding mycofactocin-coupled SDR family oxidoreductase; amino-acid sequence: MGRVEGKVALVTGAARGQGRSHAVRLAQEGADLILLDVLEDLPTLDYPLGTGDDLAETVAAVEAAGRRVVWDKADVRDFDAVADLVARGVAELGGLDVVSANAGISPRLAKLWEITAQEWDDQIAVNLTGVFNTIRAVVPPMIAAGRGGAIVLTSSGAGLAGIPHLGAYNASKHGVVGLALTLANELARHDIRVNALCPGTVGTPMVTENRSQHRFFRPDLEAPGLAETKATLAKVSPLGRPWIEPIDVTNALLWLVSDEGRYVTGVALPIDQGTHNRT
- a CDS encoding LLM class F420-dependent oxidoreductase; translated protein: MDEEHTLRFVYQYPETNGTEADLLDAGDVGELAVAAEAAGFHGFAFTEHPIPGARWLASGGHQSLDPFVALSAAAAVTTRLRLLTYLAVVPYRNPFLLAKSAATLDKISHGRLTLGVGTGYLKAEFFALGVDFDERNELFDEALEVLPLHWKGEPFSYQGKHFTARDVIARPRPVQDPIPIWIGGNSKLTLRRVAQKVQGWMPLGGPAELFTTTRTAQLATTEAMAAKIRELRDLAGERASQLDIAPAYLDATINRPDHEADRHREAFQTLADAGVTNLIISAPGGSPKESLEFIETFGATYL
- a CDS encoding WD40 repeat domain-containing serine/threonine protein kinase → MIVDRKRVGAALPGYELGDQLGAGGFGLVLAGWHRRLQRDVAIKVLTAGGYDRAAAGFAAEARILARLDHAHIVRVYDYVETGDLRLIVMEMLGGGTLTSRRTTLSQPGACAVGLAVAGALSCAHAEGVLHRDIKPDNVLFDLAGMPKVADFGIAKLVLGGAGNASAVIGTPLFMAPEQRAGGRLGAATDLYALGMVLYLLLGGVTPGEPNQSAGAVRGKRGARDLRTPVRVPAPVAEVVTRALAENPADRPQSAQVFALELARAAASAYGPGWIARSGVPLRLDDDVRLAAERPPATIHAASPSASSPPASSPPASSSPASSPPALAPRGSPDRRRHRAQPDRRPTPQPPAGRRGRRRLLAVAAALLLAVAGTVVTVVASHQDVDPPAAEPLGPPLTGHTNWVTSVAFSTDGRLLASASKDGTVRLWAVSDSAHAHALGPPLPGRTDGVVSLAFSPDSRLLASGNWDATVRLWDVSDPAHPHPPTMVPPADAGPVSSVEFYRDDRTLVESNTDGVVRVWDVSDPAHPQPRSRFPTGHTDNSWARPVLAPNGTVLAGPAGDNSVGLWDMSDLAHPRMFGRPLSGHRGSVYGIAFSTDLRTLATGSKDTTVRLWDITDPAAPAPLGRALSGHTSTVWSVAFSPDGRTLASASFDQTIRLWDVTDRAHPRPLGPPLSGHTDFVQSVAFSPDGRLLASGGRDHTIRLWTIPAGSRAAGR
- a CDS encoding group II truncated hemoglobin gives rise to the protein MQTIYEAVGGSEGLLRLAQAWHRRVMADEVVSHAFSHGFHPRHSERLAAYWAEALGGPASYSDAYGDETSVVRMHSGNGPHEEMDRRAIACFDQALADVRPHLGEPLRRALHDYFAWATTTTMSSYHDSADDVPVGLFIPRWSWNGLQR